A single genomic interval of Helianthus annuus cultivar XRQ/B chromosome 13, HanXRQr2.0-SUNRISE, whole genome shotgun sequence harbors:
- the LOC110899378 gene encoding putative receptor-like protein kinase At5g39000 — protein MTLTVTTKKKKTPSLLPALEQPCRCFSMSELRSATNNFDKRWCIGHGGFGKVYKGKISDGTTNTYYAIKRLHFKSHQGETEFWVEVEMLSRLRHCNIVPLIGYCNEGKKMALVYEYMQNGTLYDHLHKKGTVLTWSQRLKICLGAARGLDYLHTGTGTQHGVIHRDVKSSNILLDQNYAAKIADFGLAKIGPTNQKCTYVSTTVKGTFGYMDPNYFNTGRLTRKSDVYAFGVVLLEVLSGRPALDASLDEGLAVWAQELIRRGRVTQIISSSLRDHISKSSLKEFSRIAVRCLISHPNQRPTMTEVVGSLDRALSFQERKASLTKGRIIINNVWSLLTLKGPFELRSTIATESKNGSAVISENISIPVPAIVTEVEVDQREPLEGQDENHSKPNLVNTSYLNHPIDTSASASTLDPAEAFTGFTKIKESTRISKMDDWYLESVSPYGNEGYAPGSGIKILF, from the coding sequence ATGACGTTAACTGTAACCACCAAAAAGAAGAAGACTCCATCTTTATTACCTGCCCTGGAGCAACCATGCCGCTGCTTTTCAATGTCCGAGCTCAGGTCAGCAACGAACAACTTTGACAAAAGATGGTGCATTGGCCATGGGGGGTTTGGTAAGGTGTACAAAGGAAAGATCTCTGATGGGACAACTAATACCTACTATGCCATTAAGAGGTTGCATTTCAAGTCTCATCAAGGAGAAACTGAGTTTTGGGTTGAAGTCGAGATGCTTTCTAGGCTGCGCCATTGTAACATTGTGCCTTTGATTGGTTATTGCAACGAGGGGAAAAAGATGGCCCTTGTTTATGAGTACATGCAGAATGGGACCCTTTATGATCATCTTCACAAGAAAGGTACAGTTTTGACCTGGTCTCAACGGCTTAAGATATGCTTAGGAGCTGCACGTGGTTTGGACTACCTGCATACTGGTACTGGAACACAACATGGGGTTATACACCGAGACGTCAAAAGCTCCAACATTTTGTTGGATCAAAATTATGCTGCCAAGATTGCAGACTTTGGATTGGCTAAAATAGGACCGACAAATCAGAAATGTACATACGTTAGCACCACAGTCAAAGGCACCTTTGGGTATATGGATCCCAATTATTTCAACACAGGCAGATTGACAAGAAAATCTGATGTTTATGCCTTCGGAGTTGTATTGCTTGAGGTTTTGTCCGGAAGGCCAGCTTTGGATGCGAGTCTAGATGAGGGTTTAGCAGTATGGGCTCAAGAGCTGATCAGACGGGGAAGAGTCACTCAGATTATTAGTTCTAGTTTGAGGGACCACATTTCAAAGAGTTCTTTGAAGGAATTCTCACGTATTGCAGTTCGATGTTTAATTAGTCATCCAAATCAGCGTCCAACAATGACTGAGGTTGTAGGCAGTCTTGATCGGGCTTTGTCATTTCAAGAAAGAAAGGCTTCTTTGACCAAAGGAAGGATCATCATCAATAATGTATGGTCATTGCTTACACTTAAAGGCCCTTTTGAACTTAGAAGCACCATAGCAACTGAAAGTAAAAATGGCAGTGCAGTTATCAGTGAGAATATTAGCATACCAGTGCCCGCTATTGTAACTGAAGTTGAAGTAGACCAAAGAGAGCCTCTAGAAGGACAAGATGAGAATCACTCGAAACCAAACCTAGTCAACACTTCTTACCTAAACCATCCAATTGACACGTCGGCATCTGCTTCTACATTGGACCCCGCTGAAGCGTTCACTGGATTCACTAAAATCAAGGAATCAACACGGATATCTAAAATGGATGATTGGTATTTAGAATCTGTTTCTCCTTATGGAAATGAAGGTTATGCACCCGGTAGCGGAATCAAGATTTTATTCTAA
- the LOC110899377 gene encoding receptor-like protein kinase HERK 1, which yields MSSLTIKEEKTPSLLPALEQPCRCFSMSELSSATDNFDEKWCIGHGGFGKVYKGKFSDGPTNTYYAIKRLHFQSQQGATEFWVEVELLSRLRHCNIVPLIGYCNEGKEMALVYEYMQNGTLYDHLHKNGTVLTWSQRLKICLGAARGLDYLHTGTGTQQGVIHRDVKSSNILLDRNFAAKIADFGLAKIGPINQTCTYVSTTVKGSFGYMDPNYFYTGRLTRKSDVYAFGVVLLEVLSGRPALDASLDEGLAIWAQELIRRGRVTQIISSSLRDHISKSSLKEFSGIAVRCLISHPNQRPTMTEVVGSLDRALSFQERKASLTKGWITINNVWSLLTLRSSGAAESKEISDNTVINENIRVKVPAIVTEVVDQREALKGQDQNQSRSSNSRSGGGGSRVELPHVFMLAAVPTQEGENEVSDTSNPEYDGDDNVADKGDAEWVEQYAPGVYVTLKVLRDGTKYIQRVRFSRKMFSERQAEQWWLENREKICEEYMLSRLAESLRPPT from the exons ATGTCAAGTCTAACCATCAAAGAGGAGAAGACTCCATCTTTACTACCTGCCCTGGAGCAACCATGCCGCTGCTTTTCAATGTCCGAGCTCAGTTCAGCAACGGACAACTTTGATGAAAAATGGTGCATTGGCCATGGGGGGTTTGGTAAGGTGTACAAAGGGAAGTTCTCTGATGGGCCAACTAATACCTACTATGCCATTAAGAGGTTGCATTTCCAGTCCCAACAAGGAGCAACGGAGTTTTGGGTTGAAGTTGAGTTGCTTTCAAGGCTACGCCATTGTAACATTGTGCCTTTGATTGGTTATTGCAACGAGGGGAAAGAGATGGCGCTTGTTTATGAGTACATGCAGAATGGGACTCTCTATGATCATCTTCACAAGAACGGTACAGTTTTGACCTGGTCTCAACGGCTCAAGATATGCTTAGGAGCTGCACGTGGTTTGGACTACCTGCACACTGGTACTGGAACACAACAAGGAGTCATACACCGTGACGTGAAAAGCTCCAACATATTATTGGATCGGAATTTTGCTGCCAAGATTGCAGACTTCGGATTGGCTAAAATTGGACCGATAAATCAGACATGTACGTATGTTAGCACCACTGTCAAAGGCTCCTTTGGGTATATGGATCCAAATTATTTCTACACTGGCAGACTGACAAGAAAATCTGATGTTTATGCCTTCGGAGTTGTATTGCTTGAGGTTTTGTCCGGAAGGCCAGCTTTGGATGCGAGTCTAGATGAGGGTTTAGCAATATGGGCTCAGGAGCTGATCAGACGGGGAAGAGTTACTCAGATTATTAGTTCTAGTTTGAGGGACCACATTTCAAAGAGTTCTTTGAAGGAATTCTCTGGTATTGCAGTTCGATGTTTAATTAGTCATCCAAATCAGCGTCCAACGATGACTGAGGTTGTTGGCAGTCTTGACCGGGCTTTGTCATTTCAAGAAAGAAAGGCTTCTTTGACCAAAGGATGGATCACCATCAATAACGTATGGTCATTGCTTACACTTAGAAGCTCGGGGGCAGCTGAAAGTAAAGAAATAAGTGACAATACAGTTATCAATGAGAATATTAGAGTAAAAGTTCCCGCTATTGTAACCGAAGTTGTGGACCAAAGAGAGGCTCTAAAAGGACAAGATCAGAACCAGTCAAGATCATCTAATTCTCGTAGTGGAGGTGGAGGTTCAAGGGTAGAATTGCCACATGTGTTTATGCTTGCTGCTGTACCTACACAAGAAGGGGAGAATGAAGTTTCCGATACTAGCAATCCAGAATATGATGGTGATGATAATGTTGCTGATAAAGGTGACGCTGAATGGGTTGAACAATATGCGCCTGGTGTGTATGTAACCCTTAAGGTTTTACGAGATGGTACCAAATACATCCAAAGAGTTCGCTTCAG CCGTAAGATGTTTTCTGAGCGCCAAGCTGAACAATGGTGGTTAGAAAACAGAGAAAAAATTTGTGAAGAATATATGTTATCGAGGCTTGCTGAATCTCTACGACCACCTACCTAG